In one window of Notolabrus celidotus isolate fNotCel1 chromosome 17, fNotCel1.pri, whole genome shotgun sequence DNA:
- the dync2i1 gene encoding WD repeat-containing protein 60 isoform X1 — MQSKGRDLCLVETIVFGVKLTKEDTWRPADLKRHIRGEGQGDDYFRRDDNERKHRGGESTERRRRDQEKESRRERDKHRERESTREGRDEVENDRYADRRKEGSRDRRGDKDRDRRDEKEKEKRRERDKVVDGKRNDDDYRENRDRRRDREEKHDRERDKERHRDKETERERDKERHNRDDREKRREERDKERRREEGTREHRSDRERRKHEDGRERERDQIEKHEGEKRERQRERQKHNDEYEDKRTDKERRERHGDRKHPELKEEREHREEQRRHKEERERRHKEKGHQEEKRKHDGESREHRGLKGSDAEVRHHRSDRERAERDRDKERKHRERTEREPEKDHHRDKTSGAKKTEKSDRHETKTEEVASVSVKHEEDSKEPVVNAEEQAEQEYEDDFEKVDYEEDFEEMDESANEDEEEKEPQNPEVGEERDELTSQRRKEIEAIKRAMDEENERVGTAQSRSSTSRDEEDEPKWTRGSERSQSRTSHRGKFIDFVAAKQREVSNKVATKQKKRSTELLRLIDLDFSMTFSLLDLPPVNEYDMYIRSFGTTNTKQAYAQCNEDNADRDVQTEEIEVCEKWTQHPSEHSGACGDPNLSQEARDRTMSEINFDSQRFTAFLHSASQVMVVLLEEDQAEKKSLRKLKSQTDALSFSDGSLQLNTKLPFLHGRHIRLVHFSQVQRHTMMSVHDPTSKPSAVHLDSCTIICIWNIREPSRPQRILVYESELQCCCFSPGKAILVFAGTSVGSVVLWDLREQANNHHSMKIGENEWILRQPTFSTDAVMASAGHFSCVTSVEVVPSAVGGGLRTEVPLLASEEESSGLSFQLASLDESGVLNFWVVVELPKASEAGSPTDLGLRPGGKVKLLHSSSLLAAERVSPRDAMKTGPLQTLHLKFLPTDSSHFFIGTNMGLVNHGTSHGLKAPPKFYRFQEAGVRPVDVTSINFNPFLSHMFLVGCGDGRIRLHAVSHEQPVAEWTNVTAGEPVVSLQWTQTRPTVFCALDTSSNLHIWDLMKNDREPVLTERIHSDRVTAMAAFGDSGQQNTYSGIALAHESGKIEMQYFSRNFTVPILAEEEKLKNMTSEAF, encoded by the exons ATGCAGTCTAAAGGTAGGGATTTGTGTTTGGTAGAAACTATCGTGTTTGGTGTG AAATTAACCAAGGAAGACACATGGAGACCAGCTGACCTGAAAAGACACATCAGG GGGGAAGGCCAAGGAGATGACTATTTCAGACGAGATGACAATGAGAGAAAACACCGTGGTGGGGAATCAACAGAGAGACGTCGCAGAGACCAGGAGAAGGAGTCCAGacgagagagagacaaacacagggAAAGGGAGAGTACAAGGGAAGGAAGAGATGAGGTGGAAAATGACAGATATGCAGATCGACGTAAGGAGGGTTCTCGGgataggagaggagacaaggatagggatagaagagatgaaaaggaaaaggagaaaagaagggaaagagaCAAGGTAGTGGATGGGAAGAGGAACGATGATGAttacagagagaacagagacagaagacgagacagagaggaaaagcaTGACAGGGAAAGGGACAAGGAGAGACATAGAGataaggagacagagagggaaagggaCAAAGAGAGACATAACAGGGATgacagggagaagaggagggaagagagggataaggaaagaaggagagaagaagggaCCAGGGAGCACAGGAGTGATAGGGAGAGAAGGAAACATGAGGAtggtagagagagggagagagatcaaATAGAAAAgcatgaaggagagaaaagagagcggcagagggagagacagaaacacaatgaTGAATATGAAGATAAGAGGACTGACAAAGAAAGACGAGAGAGACACGGAGACAGAAAACACCCGGAACTGAAGGAGGAAAGAG aacacagagaggagcaaAGAAGACataaggaagagagagagaggagacataaAGAGAAGGGACATCAA GAGGAAAAGCGCAAGCATGACGGTGAATCCAGGGAGCATCGAGGCTTGAAGGGGTCAGATGCAGAGGTCAGGCATCACCGTAGTGACAGAGAGCGAGCGGAACGGgatagagacaaagagagaaagcacagagagaggacGGAGAGAGAACCGGAAAAAGATCATCACAGAGACAAAACCAGCGGCGccaagaaaactgaaaaaagtgACAGGCATGAGACTAAAACTGAG GAAGTAGCATCCGTATCAGTAAAACATGAAGAAGACTCAAAGGAGCCT GTTGTCAATGCTGAAGAACAGGCTGAGCAGGAATATGAAGATGACTTTGAG AAAGTG GACTACGAGGAGGATTTTGAGGAGATGGATGAGAGTGCAAATGAAGACGAGGAAGAGAAGGAACCACAGAATCCAGAGGtgggggaagagagagatgaactTACATcacaaaggagaaaagaaattGAAGCGATTAAAAGAGCGATGGATGAAGAGAATGAGAGAGTGGGAACGGCTCAGTCCAGAAGCAGCACAAGCagagatgaggaagatgagCCGAAGTGGACTAGAG GATCTGAGAGGAGTCAAAGTAGAACCTCCCACCGTGGGAAGTTTATCGATTTTGTGGCTGCAAAACAACGTGAAGTCAGCAATAAAGTTGCCACGAAACAGAA GAAGCGCAGCACAGAGCTTCTCCGCTTAATTGACCTGGATTTCTCCATGACATTCTCTCTTTTGGATTTGCCACCTGTTAATGAATATGACATGTACATTAGAAGCTTTGGAACCACAAACACCAAGCag GCCTACGCTCAGTGCAACGAAGATAATGCTGACAGAGACGTCCAGACAGAAGAGATAGAGGTGTGTGAGAAGTGGACGCAGCATCCTTCTGAGCACAGTGGAGCCTGCGGAG ATCCAAACCTCTCCCAGGAAGCACGAGACAGAACCATGAGTGAAATTAACTTTGATTCACAGCGTTTCACTGCGTTTCTGCACTCAGCCTCACAG GTCATGGTTGTCCTCTTGGAAGAAGATCAAGCTGAGAAGAAATCTCTGAGGAAGCTGAAGTCCCAAACAGACGCCTTGTCTTTCAGCGATGGAAGTTTACAGCTCAACACAAAGTTGCCTTTTCTTCATG GTCGCCATATCCGCCTGGTGCACTTCTCTCAGGTCCAGAGACACACAATGATGTCAGTCCATGACCCAACATCCAAACCCAGCGCTGTGCATCTCGACAGCTGCACCATCATCTGCATATGGAACATCAGGGAGCCGTCCAGACCCCAAAGAATTCTTGTTTACGAGTCGGAG TTGCAGTGCTGCTGCTTCAGCCCTGGAAAAGCCATACTGGTGTTTGCAGGCACATCAGTGGGCTCTGTTGTGCTCTGGGATCTGAGGGAACAAGCTAATAACCATCACAGCATGAAGATAGGAGAGAATGAATGGATCTTACGACAACCAACGTTCTCAACTG ATGCAGTTATGGCCAGTGCAGGCCATTTCTCATGCGTGACATCTGTAGAGGTTGTCCCCTCTGCCGTGGGTGGGGGGCTGAGGACAGAAGTCCCTCTTTTAGCATCTGAGGAAG AGTCGTCAGGATTGTCCTTCCAGCTGGCTTCTCTGGATGAAAGCGGGGTTTTAAATTTCTGG GTGGTGGTCGAACTCCCGAAAGCCAGCGAGGCCGGCTCACCAACAGATCTCG GGCTCAGGCCGGGGGGCAAAGTAAAGCTGCTTCACAGCTCCTCCCTCCTTGCTGCTGAGAG GGTGTCACCTCGAGATGCCATGAAAACAGGACCCTTACAAACACTTCACTTAAAATTCCTTCCTACAGATTCCAGTCATTTCTTTATTGGCACCAACATG GGTCTTGTCAATCATGGAACAAGTCATGGTCTGAAGGCTCCACCAAAGTTTTACAGATTTCAGGAGGCTGGAGTCCGACCTGTTGATGTCACCTCAATCAACTTTAATCCATTCCTGTCACATATGTTCCTG GTGGGTTGTGGTGACGGCAGAATAAGATTACACGCAGTGAGTCACGAGCAGCCGGTGGCCGAGTGGACAAATGTTACAGCAGGTGAACCTGTGGTCTCACTGCAGTGGACCCAAACCAGACCAACAGTCTTCTGTGCTCTCGACACATCCTCCAACCTCCACATATGGGACCTGATGAAAAACGACAGAGAGCCTGTGCTCACAGAGAGGATTCACTCCGATAG GGTGACAGCCATGGCTGCTTTCGGAGACtcgggacaacaaaacacatacTCAGGAATTGCACTGGCACATGAGTCAGGAAAAATAGAAATGCAGTATTTTTCAAGAAACTTTACTGTTCCCATTCttgcagaagaagagaagttgaAGAATATGACAAGTGAAGCCTTTTGA
- the dync2i1 gene encoding WD repeat-containing protein 60 isoform X4, whose product MQSKGRDLCLVETIVFGVKLTKEDTWRPADLKRHIRGEGQGDDYFRRDDNERKHRGGESTERRRRDQEKESRRERDKHRERESTREGRDEVENDRYADRRKEGSRDRRGDKDRDRRDEKEKEKRRERDKVVDGKRNDDDYRENRDRRRDREEKHDRERDKERHRDKETERERDKERHNRDDREKRREERDKERRREEGTREHRSDRERRKHEDGRERERDQIEKHEGEKRERQRERQKHNDEYEDKRTDKERRERHGDRKHPELKEEREHREEQRRHKEERERRHKEKGHQEEKRKHDGESREHRGLKGSDAEVRHHRSDRERAERDRDKERKHRERTEREPEKDHHRDKTSGAKKTEKSDRHETKTEVVNAEEQAEQEYEDDFEKVDYEEDFEEMDESANEDEEEKEPQNPEVGEERDELTSQRRKEIEAIKRAMDEENERVGTAQSRSSTSRDEEDEPKWTRGSERSQSRTSHRGKFIDFVAAKQREVSNKVATKQKKRSTELLRLIDLDFSMTFSLLDLPPVNEYDMYIRSFGTTNTKQAYAQCNEDNADRDVQTEEIEVCEKWTQHPSEHSGACGDPNLSQEARDRTMSEINFDSQRFTAFLHSASQVMVVLLEEDQAEKKSLRKLKSQTDALSFSDGSLQLNTKLPFLHGRHIRLVHFSQVQRHTMMSVHDPTSKPSAVHLDSCTIICIWNIREPSRPQRILVYESELQCCCFSPGKAILVFAGTSVGSVVLWDLREQANNHHSMKIGENEWILRQPTFSTDAVMASAGHFSCVTSVEVVPSAVGGGLRTEVPLLASEEESSGLSFQLASLDESGVLNFWVVVELPKASEAGSPTDLGLRPGGKVKLLHSSSLLAAERVSPRDAMKTGPLQTLHLKFLPTDSSHFFIGTNMGLVNHGTSHGLKAPPKFYRFQEAGVRPVDVTSINFNPFLSHMFLVGCGDGRIRLHAVSHEQPVAEWTNVTAGEPVVSLQWTQTRPTVFCALDTSSNLHIWDLMKNDREPVLTERIHSDRVTAMAAFGDSGQQNTYSGIALAHESGKIEMQYFSRNFTVPILAEEEKLKNMTSEAF is encoded by the exons ATGCAGTCTAAAGGTAGGGATTTGTGTTTGGTAGAAACTATCGTGTTTGGTGTG AAATTAACCAAGGAAGACACATGGAGACCAGCTGACCTGAAAAGACACATCAGG GGGGAAGGCCAAGGAGATGACTATTTCAGACGAGATGACAATGAGAGAAAACACCGTGGTGGGGAATCAACAGAGAGACGTCGCAGAGACCAGGAGAAGGAGTCCAGacgagagagagacaaacacagggAAAGGGAGAGTACAAGGGAAGGAAGAGATGAGGTGGAAAATGACAGATATGCAGATCGACGTAAGGAGGGTTCTCGGgataggagaggagacaaggatagggatagaagagatgaaaaggaaaaggagaaaagaagggaaagagaCAAGGTAGTGGATGGGAAGAGGAACGATGATGAttacagagagaacagagacagaagacgagacagagaggaaaagcaTGACAGGGAAAGGGACAAGGAGAGACATAGAGataaggagacagagagggaaagggaCAAAGAGAGACATAACAGGGATgacagggagaagaggagggaagagagggataaggaaagaaggagagaagaagggaCCAGGGAGCACAGGAGTGATAGGGAGAGAAGGAAACATGAGGAtggtagagagagggagagagatcaaATAGAAAAgcatgaaggagagaaaagagagcggcagagggagagacagaaacacaatgaTGAATATGAAGATAAGAGGACTGACAAAGAAAGACGAGAGAGACACGGAGACAGAAAACACCCGGAACTGAAGGAGGAAAGAG aacacagagaggagcaaAGAAGACataaggaagagagagagaggagacataaAGAGAAGGGACATCAA GAGGAAAAGCGCAAGCATGACGGTGAATCCAGGGAGCATCGAGGCTTGAAGGGGTCAGATGCAGAGGTCAGGCATCACCGTAGTGACAGAGAGCGAGCGGAACGGgatagagacaaagagagaaagcacagagagaggacGGAGAGAGAACCGGAAAAAGATCATCACAGAGACAAAACCAGCGGCGccaagaaaactgaaaaaagtgACAGGCATGAGACTAAAACTGAG GTTGTCAATGCTGAAGAACAGGCTGAGCAGGAATATGAAGATGACTTTGAG AAAGTG GACTACGAGGAGGATTTTGAGGAGATGGATGAGAGTGCAAATGAAGACGAGGAAGAGAAGGAACCACAGAATCCAGAGGtgggggaagagagagatgaactTACATcacaaaggagaaaagaaattGAAGCGATTAAAAGAGCGATGGATGAAGAGAATGAGAGAGTGGGAACGGCTCAGTCCAGAAGCAGCACAAGCagagatgaggaagatgagCCGAAGTGGACTAGAG GATCTGAGAGGAGTCAAAGTAGAACCTCCCACCGTGGGAAGTTTATCGATTTTGTGGCTGCAAAACAACGTGAAGTCAGCAATAAAGTTGCCACGAAACAGAA GAAGCGCAGCACAGAGCTTCTCCGCTTAATTGACCTGGATTTCTCCATGACATTCTCTCTTTTGGATTTGCCACCTGTTAATGAATATGACATGTACATTAGAAGCTTTGGAACCACAAACACCAAGCag GCCTACGCTCAGTGCAACGAAGATAATGCTGACAGAGACGTCCAGACAGAAGAGATAGAGGTGTGTGAGAAGTGGACGCAGCATCCTTCTGAGCACAGTGGAGCCTGCGGAG ATCCAAACCTCTCCCAGGAAGCACGAGACAGAACCATGAGTGAAATTAACTTTGATTCACAGCGTTTCACTGCGTTTCTGCACTCAGCCTCACAG GTCATGGTTGTCCTCTTGGAAGAAGATCAAGCTGAGAAGAAATCTCTGAGGAAGCTGAAGTCCCAAACAGACGCCTTGTCTTTCAGCGATGGAAGTTTACAGCTCAACACAAAGTTGCCTTTTCTTCATG GTCGCCATATCCGCCTGGTGCACTTCTCTCAGGTCCAGAGACACACAATGATGTCAGTCCATGACCCAACATCCAAACCCAGCGCTGTGCATCTCGACAGCTGCACCATCATCTGCATATGGAACATCAGGGAGCCGTCCAGACCCCAAAGAATTCTTGTTTACGAGTCGGAG TTGCAGTGCTGCTGCTTCAGCCCTGGAAAAGCCATACTGGTGTTTGCAGGCACATCAGTGGGCTCTGTTGTGCTCTGGGATCTGAGGGAACAAGCTAATAACCATCACAGCATGAAGATAGGAGAGAATGAATGGATCTTACGACAACCAACGTTCTCAACTG ATGCAGTTATGGCCAGTGCAGGCCATTTCTCATGCGTGACATCTGTAGAGGTTGTCCCCTCTGCCGTGGGTGGGGGGCTGAGGACAGAAGTCCCTCTTTTAGCATCTGAGGAAG AGTCGTCAGGATTGTCCTTCCAGCTGGCTTCTCTGGATGAAAGCGGGGTTTTAAATTTCTGG GTGGTGGTCGAACTCCCGAAAGCCAGCGAGGCCGGCTCACCAACAGATCTCG GGCTCAGGCCGGGGGGCAAAGTAAAGCTGCTTCACAGCTCCTCCCTCCTTGCTGCTGAGAG GGTGTCACCTCGAGATGCCATGAAAACAGGACCCTTACAAACACTTCACTTAAAATTCCTTCCTACAGATTCCAGTCATTTCTTTATTGGCACCAACATG GGTCTTGTCAATCATGGAACAAGTCATGGTCTGAAGGCTCCACCAAAGTTTTACAGATTTCAGGAGGCTGGAGTCCGACCTGTTGATGTCACCTCAATCAACTTTAATCCATTCCTGTCACATATGTTCCTG GTGGGTTGTGGTGACGGCAGAATAAGATTACACGCAGTGAGTCACGAGCAGCCGGTGGCCGAGTGGACAAATGTTACAGCAGGTGAACCTGTGGTCTCACTGCAGTGGACCCAAACCAGACCAACAGTCTTCTGTGCTCTCGACACATCCTCCAACCTCCACATATGGGACCTGATGAAAAACGACAGAGAGCCTGTGCTCACAGAGAGGATTCACTCCGATAG GGTGACAGCCATGGCTGCTTTCGGAGACtcgggacaacaaaacacatacTCAGGAATTGCACTGGCACATGAGTCAGGAAAAATAGAAATGCAGTATTTTTCAAGAAACTTTACTGTTCCCATTCttgcagaagaagagaagttgaAGAATATGACAAGTGAAGCCTTTTGA